CACTCCCTTCACTGCAATGGCGCCAACCAGGGAATTTACAAAGCCAGAAACGAAGAAAGTATATTTTCAATATCAGGGCAACGCCTGGAAACTAATTGAAAAACCGGAACAGGATTTTGGGGGGAACGCGACGCATAGAAAATGAGCAACAAAGACCAGCTATTTTGTTACCGCCTACTCGGTAAAATCAATGCATTATTTGTAACTTATCTTCAGATTTACATAATTTAACAATGACTGACGAAGAATCTCGAGAACTTGGAATAATGACTGAACAGGAACAAAAAGAAATGGACCTCCGATTTGAAAGGACTGAAGAGAATGGTATCGCGGATACCCAAAAATACTTTGATCGTATACACGATAAAGTATTTAGCCTTAATAACCTCTTAATTGCGGCCTACTTTGCACTGATAGCAATCCGGAATGATGTTCCCAGCTGGAGCCTGGTAGTTCCAGCGCTTAATTCCATTTTGTTATTATATGTCGATTATCGAATGTTAAAAAGAGCGCGACTTCAAGCTAACATTACCAAGTTAACACTGGAAGAAATTAAAGAGTATGGAGCGATTCAGAATAATACAAACCTATTTTCGCTTTTGTCAATTTGGTCTACGGTACTTGTCCTTGTAATCTTTGGGTGGATTCTACTTTCGACAAGAGGATGAATACTAACGCGATCCTACGACCGCCATTCCTGACTTGTCGCCAATTTTTATAGCCTGCAATTCGTGAGTAGCGTATCCAGTGCCTCCATCAATTCAGTCAAGTCCAAGATTTCTCCGCGAAATACAAGGGTATGATCATAAGAATTATAACCTCTGTGTACGTTACTTTTCCCGTTAAAAAACCTTGGAGCCATTAAAGAAGGGTTCATCGCCCGATCAACATACACCGCACTGACGCTATTCTCGAACCATTCTTCTACCCGTTCATCATAGTGTTCAAAATGGTTGCGGAACTTACGACTTGAAAGAGGGTTGTCATCCCCAACGCTAAGCAACTTCCTTAGTTTTTCTCCTCGTTCCTTATACTTCTGTTTTGTTGGCCAAAGGATTTTGGAGATATTACCGGTAGCCCCAAGGATTGACTGAATGGAGCACCATGTTTCGACAGGATCAGAATGGTCGTGAGTTGCCAGCAAGCGTTCTGCGGCCCGTTTCGCAATTTTTGTTTGCAGGACAATCTCATCAATCAAAATCATCTCTTGAAGCGTCATAAACTGGGGGCCTTTAGTTGGTGAATCATGGCGGAATTAAGCAATTGAACTATATGAATGAATCTAGAAGATACCGTACTCTTTCCATATCCTTTTCAAGGTTTCTTACAATGCGCTTGGCACCGTTATAACTAAAATCTTTGTACGATATCTCCAATAGCCTGATTCCATTTGCGGGCAAAGATAATCTGCGCCGCTCATCGTATATTTTACGCTGCTCCGCCCGATTCACACCGCTGTTGGTTAGTCGCCCAGGTTTATCAAAAAAAGCTACAGGTTCGAAATGCTGTCGTTCACGGTACTCAATGACCAGGCCTAGTTGAGGATAGTATCCATCAACGGGTAGCTTGCGACACCTGCCCTTCTTGTCAGGATCTCCCTTTAAAAATTCAAATTTATTATACTGCCGACAAGCAGCAAAACCTAGTACCTGATCGCACAAATGCAATACATAGTGCTCATCTTTCTTCGCATTGATTTTAATAGCTATCTGGTTATTGTCCATAACATGAATTTATAATCCCCTGATACACCACGACACGAGTGCCTAAATTAACGAATATTCCTCAGCAAGCGACTCGATCAATTGATTTCTACAGACTATATTCCTAAGAAATATACTTCAATATCAGTCTTGGCCTTGTACTGACCATCTCTTACCCCGAGTTACCCATACCCAATGCACTTAAGATTTTAAAAACAGCATCATTTTTCGGCGATCCGCTGGGTGCGGCCGCGCTCATATCTTCGTTTCATGAAAAAAAGGAGGTAAATCGATTGCGGGCAGTACACGTAATTTCACGATGTTGACGAGAAAGGCTGATCCTCCTTTTTTGATTTGATGGCAAATGTTTAATTTTTTCAAACATTCAGAAAAAGGAGGCAATTCGAGGCCGGGCAGTACACGTAAATTAACGATGTTGATGAGAAAGGCTCAACCTCCTTTTTTTGCTTTCTTAAAGTCTGAACAGTACCGAATAACAGGTTCCGTACCTGATTATGTATTGAATGAGCAAAGACCGCAGGGAGGGCATCTGAAACTAACTTATTATGAAATGAAAAACCTAAAGTACACCATTGGTGCGGACGTGTCAAAAAAAGAGATCGTCTGCTGTTTATCTACCATCAACGAAGAGCAGGAGGTGCAGGTAAAGGCAACCCACAAGTTCCCCAACTCTACATCGGGCTTTAAAAGCCTGCTTGCCTGGGCCGACAAACACATCAAGGAAACACTCCCTGTAAATTATGTGATGGAAGCTACCGGTGTTTATCATGAACAGTTTGCCTGGTTCTTGCATCACAATGATAAAACAGTAAGTATTCTGCTGCCCAACAAGGCTAAGAGTTGGTTGAAGGCAGCAGGGTTAAAATCGAAAAACGACACCATTGATGCCAAAGGACTCGCGAAGATAGGCGCGGAACGAAAACTGGAAGTGTGGACGCCGCCCTCCAAAAACCTGTTGGTTTTACGGGACTGTACCAGGAGGCACCAGGCATTAAACGAATTGCATACGATCACCAACAACCAGCTTCATGCCATACAACACAGCCAGTTTCAAAGCCCGCTTGTAGTCAAACAACTCAAAGGAACCCTAGCGCTGATTAAAAAGCAGCTCAAAGAAATGGAGAAGGCAATGACAGATCTTATATCATCAGATCCCATCCTGGATCAGCACCACAAAAACATCACCCGTATCAAAGGACTGAGCACACTTTCTTTTGCCGTGATTGTAGCAGAAACCAATGGTTTTGCATTGTTCAAAAAGGTAGGTGCCTTGATCAGCTATGCCGGATATGATGTGATAGAGAACCAATCAGGCGCACATATCGGAAAAACGAAGATTTCTAAAAAGGGTAATTCCAGGATTCGTAGAGTGCTGCACATGCCTGCTCTTTGTGCTGTCCGTGAAGATCAGCCGCAATTCCGAAACCTATACATCAGGGTTTATGAACGTACCCGGATTAAAATGAAAGGATACGTGGCTGTACAGAAGAAACTATTAAGCATGGTATACTTTCTTTGGAAGAAGCATTGTGCGTACGATCCGATATTTATGGTTGCAGATTGCTACACGCAGGACAGTCAACGCGTTCAAATAACTTAAAAGGTATTCTGAGCGTATTTTTCAGAAAAATTTGGATGCCCCAAATCACTATCGCAATATAAGTAACGATTACAATGGGCGCAACCCAGACAACATTATTTACCAAAAAGCAGAACGATATGGTAACGATGGCTACGCTATAGCCCATCCGCCCGCATTACCATACTGCAATACTTGGTGAAGAAGAAAGCCTGTGTCTGTGGTAATCTGGCAGAAAAGATGAGATTGCTTCAGGCCACTAAATTCTGCATTGAAGGGAAGTCTTGGGCTACTCAGCGATGATCCTTGTGGAGTCGGGTGGCTCAAAAAATGCAGTTTAGAAGGTAACTTGAACAGGAATGATTGGAAAGCCTAACTGTACATAATCCCGCGGACACTCCTTAAGCTGATTGCCCTACTGAATAGCACGGACTAATATCTGTTGGCAAATGATTCATGAAATGATTAACTTTGTGATGTGAGATTTTTTGCACTTATACTTTCCATCATGGTACTGACACTTTCAGTAATGCCATGCTGTGCAATAGAATCAGCGTTTACAACCGAGCACCAACAAAATCAAGGTGTTTCTGAAAAATCCGGACATCATGAGCAGGGGGACGACTGTTGCGGTCATTGTTCTCCTTTCTATACTTGTGGGACCTGTGTGGGCTTTGTATTGGCTGCGCCCCTGGTGTATCCTTCCGGTTACCTCGCCTGTGAGCCATCTGAACAATTTAGCCTTTATCTTCAGTCTGCACTTCAGGGACTTCCTGCATCAATCTGGCAACCGCCCAGGATAGGTTAAACACTTTACGGCCATACGTGGCCTATTTTATGTTTAACTTAAATTAATCTTTATAATGAAAAAATTGACTGTGCTGCTGGCAGCACTGCTTTATACTGCTATTGCATATTCCCAGAACAATACTTTTAAGGCCACCATTAAAGATGGCAAAACAAACAGCCCTTTACCCGGCGCTTCAGTTCAGGTATTGGGAACGGCCATCGGGGCCTCTGCTGATACTACCGGAACTGTTGTCCTCAATAATATACCATCCGGGAAACAGGTCATCGAATTCCGTTTTATGGGTTATGCCAGTCGCAGGGATACCCTCGTTTTTCCACTTAGCCTAGTAAGCCCGCTAGCGGTTACTCTTGAAGCCGAAGAGGATGAGGACCTGGAGGAAGTGGTTATTTCTTCCACCCGAAGCAGCCGAACCATTGCCAATATTCCAACTCGTGTGGAAGTAATCGCCGGTGAAGAACTTGACGAGAAGGGCAACATGAAGCCGGGGGACATCCGCATGATGCTCGCTGAAAGTACGGGCATCCAGACCCAGCAGACCTCTGCCACCAGCGGAAACTCTGCTATCCGTATCCAGGGCCTTGACGGTAAATACACCCAGGTGATCCGGGACGGCTTCCCCTTATATTCCGGTTTCTCCGGTGGGTTGGGCCTTTTACAAATCGCTCCATTGGACTTACAGCAGGTGGAGGTAATCAAAGGTTCTTCTTCCACCCTCTATGGTGGTGGAGCCATCGCTGGCCTGGTGAATCTGGTATCTAAAAAACCTACTGAGCAGCGTCAGCTAAACTTCCTGCTCAATGGTACTTCTGCTTTGGGACTGGACGCCAGCGGCTTCTATGCCCAGAAATTTAAAAGGGTAGGAACCACCGTCTATGCTGCCTACAATCACGGTACTGCCTACGATCCGGCAGACATTGGCCTGACCGCTATTCCTAAGTTTGACCGTTTCACGCTGAACCCTAAGCTGTTCCTGTATTTCAATGACAACACCACACTGATCGCCGGTATCAACGCAACCGTAGAAAAACGTATCGGGGGTGACCTGGAATACATCAAAGGCAACGGAAGCTCAGATCATTCTTATTTTGAGGAAAACAAAACTGGCCGTTACAGTAGCCAGCTAGACCTAGAGCACAAGCTCGGTGATCAGTCAAAACTGGTGTTTAAGAATAGTGTCAGCTATTATGACCGTACCATCGCCCTGCCTTCCTATCAGTTTGCAGGTAAGCAGGTATCCACTTACACCGAAGCCAACTACTCCCGCAACGGAGAAAAGGCCGA
This genomic interval from Chitinophaga horti contains the following:
- a CDS encoding IS110 family transposase, whose protein sequence is MRKAQPPFFAFLKSEQYRITGSVPDYVLNEQRPQGGHLKLTYYEMKNLKYTIGADVSKKEIVCCLSTINEEQEVQVKATHKFPNSTSGFKSLLAWADKHIKETLPVNYVMEATGVYHEQFAWFLHHNDKTVSILLPNKAKSWLKAAGLKSKNDTIDAKGLAKIGAERKLEVWTPPSKNLLVLRDCTRRHQALNELHTITNNQLHAIQHSQFQSPLVVKQLKGTLALIKKQLKEMEKAMTDLISSDPILDQHHKNITRIKGLSTLSFAVIVAETNGFALFKKVGALISYAGYDVIENQSGAHIGKTKISKKGNSRIRRVLHMPALCAVREDQPQFRNLYIRVYERTRIKMKGYVAVQKKLLSMVYFLWKKHCAYDPIFMVADCYTQDSQRVQIT
- a CDS encoding TonB-dependent receptor → MKKLTVLLAALLYTAIAYSQNNTFKATIKDGKTNSPLPGASVQVLGTAIGASADTTGTVVLNNIPSGKQVIEFRFMGYASRRDTLVFPLSLVSPLAVTLEAEEDEDLEEVVISSTRSSRTIANIPTRVEVIAGEELDEKGNMKPGDIRMMLAESTGIQTQQTSATSGNSAIRIQGLDGKYTQVIRDGFPLYSGFSGGLGLLQIAPLDLQQVEVIKGSSSTLYGGGAIAGLVNLVSKKPTEQRQLNFLLNGTSALGLDASGFYAQKFKRVGTTVYAAYNHGTAYDPADIGLTAIPKFDRFTLNPKLFLYFNDNTTLIAGINATVEKRIGGDLEYIKGNGSSDHSYFEENKTGRYSSQLDLEHKLGDQSKLVFKNSVSYYDRTIALPSYQFAGKQVSTYTEANYSRNGEKADWVIGANLLTDKFTEDKLTGTAARDYNYTTVGAFALSTWNATEKISIESGIRGDYHNEFGFFFLPRISALWKINQHFSTRLGGGLGYKAPTVFTEDAERIQFRGVLPLDVAGTRAERSYGANYDINYRTSLFDDKVGFSINHMFFYTRINNPVLLTQAPGGNYQYLQPNGNFDTKGMETNVKLTYGDFKLFVGYTYADVNQHTGSTTTTYPLVSKHRLNNVLMYEIEEQWKVGAEAYYFSPQQLNDGSTGKSYWTAGLMAERIWERFSVFVNFENYTNTRQTKFSPIYSGPITSPVFRDIYAPVDGFVVNGGIKLKF